The Actinomyces faecalis genome includes the window CGTTAGGCTCGATGGCGGATCACTCCGGTGCGGCGCAGTCAGGCCGCTGCCGGACGGGACCGGACCCGGAAGGACACGACGTCTATGGATCTCTACGAGTACCAGGCGAGGGAGCTGTTCGCGAGGCACGGGGTCCCCGTGCTGGGCGGGCGGGTCGCCACCTCTCCCGAGCAGGCCGAGCAGGTAGCGACCGACCTCATCAACCACGGTGCTGACCTGCTCGTGGTCAAGGCACAGGTCAAGACCGGCGGACGAGGCAAGGCCGGTGGCGTCAAGCTCGCTCGCTCGGCGGCTGAGGCCCGTCAGCACGCTGAGGCGATTCTTGGCATGGACATCAAGGGCCACACCGTGCGCACGGTGCTCATCTCCGAGGGCGCGGACATCGACTCAGAGTTCTACTTCTCCATCCTCCTGGACCGTGCTGAGCGCCGGTACCTGGCGATGTGCTCGCGCGAGGGCGGTATGGAGATCGAGACTCTGGCCAAGGAGCGCCCCGAGGCCCTGGCCCGCGTGGCGGTGGACCCGATCGAGGGGATCACCTCTGAGGTGGCGGTGCGCATCACCGCTGAGGCCGGCTTCGAGCCCGGTCCTGTCGCCACGAGCGTGGCCGCCGTCATCCTCCAGCTGTGGGAGGTCTTTACCGCTGAGGACGCGACGCTCGTCGAGGTCAACCCCCTGGTCCTGACCCCGGACGGCACGGTGCTCGCGCTGGACGGCAAGGTCAGCCTGGATGACAACGCCTCCTTCCGTCACCCCGAGCACGCCGCCCTCAAGGACACCTCGGCGGCTGACCCGCTGGAGACGCGTGCCAAGGAGGCCGGGCTGAACTACGTGCGCCTGACAGGTGAGGTGGGTGTGCTCGGTAACGGCGCGGGCCTGGTCATGTCCACCCTGGACGTGGTGGCCAGCGCGGGTGAGCGCCACGGAGGGATGCGCCCGGCCAACTTCCTGGACCTGGGAGGCGGGTCCTCGGCGGAGGTCATGGCCACAGGACTTGAGGTCGTGGCCTCCGACCCGCAGGTGCGCGCGATCCTCGTCAACGTCTTCGGCGGGATCACCTCGTGTGACACGGTGGCCAACGGCATCGTGACGGCGGTGAGTGCGCTGGCGGACTTCGACAAGCCGATCGTGGTGCGCCTGGACGGCAACAACGCCGCGCTGGGGCGCCAGATCCTGGCCGAGGCCGCCATCGACGGCGTCACGGTGGTGGACACTATGGACGGCGCGGCCGACGTCGTCACCGCCCTGGCCGAGAAGATCGGTCAGAGCGCCGCAAGCAGCGAGCAGGGAGCCTGAGGACCATGAGCATCTTTCTTGACGGCACTGACCGCGTCATCGTCCAGGGCATGACCGGCTCGGAGGGACGCAAGCACACCCGCCGCATGCTGTGCGCCGGGACCCACGTGGTCGCGGGCGTCAACCCCCGCAAGGCCGGCACCACGGTGGCCTTTGACGTTGAGCCGATCGGCCCCGGTGCCGGTGCGGTGGAGGCCGGCGAGGTCGAGGTCCCGGTCTACGGCACGGTGGCTGAGGCCCGTGAGGCCACGGGCGCCACGGTCTCGGTGGTGTTCGTGCCTCCGGCCTTCGCCAAGGGCGCGGTCATCGAGGCTGTGGACGCAGGCATGAGGCTCGTCGTGGTGATCACCGAGGGGATCCCGGTGGCGGACGCGACCTACGTCCGCTCCTACGCCGCGTCCAAGGGCGTGCAGATCATCGGCCCGAACTGCCCGGGCATCATCTCCCCGGCGCGCTCGAACGTGGGCATCACCCCGCCGGACATCACCGGCCCCGGCCCGATCGGCCTGGTGTCCAAGTCCGGGACACTGACCTACCAGCTCATGCACGAGCTGAGGGACCTGGGCTTCACCACCTGCATCGGCATCGGTGGGGACCCGGTGGTGGGCACGACCCACATCGATGCCCTGGCTGGCTTCGAGGCGGACCCGGACACCAGGCTCGTGGTCATGATCGGTGAGATCGGTGGCGACGCGGAGGAGCGGGCGGCCGCCTACATCAAGGACAACATGACCAAGCCGGTGGTGGCCTACGTGGCCGGCTTCACCGCGCCTGAGGGCAAGACGATGGGCCATGCCGGCGCGATCGTCTCCGGCTCCTCGGGCACGGCAGCTGCCAAGAAGGAGGCCCTGGAGGCTGTGGGTGTGCGCGTGGGACGCACCCCCACGGAGACGGCGGACATCGCCCGCGAGCTCTACCGCGCGCTGTAGCAGCGCCGCGCACGCAGCGGCAGGAGGCCCGGCCCGGCAGGTGGCGTGCTGACGCCCCGCCGAGCCGGGCCTGCCTGTGTCAGCGAACAGGGCTGACCTGGGCTGCTCCGGCCTGCCTGTGCCCGGCCGGCCAGGTCCTCGCGGTAGTCTGACGGCGGCCCAGGTCAGAATGGGTTGACGGCGTCGCCCGCAGCAAGGGGAAGGCAGAGCACTGAAGAGCGCACTGAAGGACAACTCGCTGCTCGCACGTGCTGGTGCCCGCACGCGCTCCCTGCGCCTGCCTGCCCTCCACCTGCCGCGCGACTGGCCCTTCGCCGTGCGCGCCGGCGCGGAGGTGGTGCTCGGCAGCTGGCTTGTCGTCGTGGTGCTCACCCTAGCGGTCTACATGGCCACCTCCTCCATGGATGCTGCCGCCGCCCTGTCCGTGGGGACCGCTCTGCGTACCGGTACCGCCCTGTGGTCACTGGGCCTGGGCGGCGGCTACGGCTCGCCGAGCGACCCGGCGGGCGCGATCGAGCTGCCGCTGCTGGGCCTGACGCTCCTGCAGCTGCTCCTCGCACGCTCGGCCGTGCGCCGCGCCCACCTGCGCACCGCAGCCTCCGGAGGCCTCCTCATCCTCACGACGACGGCGCTTGCCGTCTTCCTGGTCCTGGTCACCTCGCCGGCAGGCTCGCGTACCTGGCCGGCGATCCTCGGTACCGCCGTGGTCAGCACCCTCGTCGTCAGCGCCGACCTCCAGCGCCGGGGCCGGGGGTCGCGGCGCCTGGCGGACTGGTGGCACGAGCGTCCAGCCTGGGTAAGCCCGGCCCTGGTGCTGGCACGTGACACCGCAGTGGTCCTGCTTGCCGCGAGCGTCCTG containing:
- the sucC gene encoding ADP-forming succinate--CoA ligase subunit beta; the protein is MDLYEYQARELFARHGVPVLGGRVATSPEQAEQVATDLINHGADLLVVKAQVKTGGRGKAGGVKLARSAAEARQHAEAILGMDIKGHTVRTVLISEGADIDSEFYFSILLDRAERRYLAMCSREGGMEIETLAKERPEALARVAVDPIEGITSEVAVRITAEAGFEPGPVATSVAAVILQLWEVFTAEDATLVEVNPLVLTPDGTVLALDGKVSLDDNASFRHPEHAALKDTSAADPLETRAKEAGLNYVRLTGEVGVLGNGAGLVMSTLDVVASAGERHGGMRPANFLDLGGGSSAEVMATGLEVVASDPQVRAILVNVFGGITSCDTVANGIVTAVSALADFDKPIVVRLDGNNAALGRQILAEAAIDGVTVVDTMDGAADVVTALAEKIGQSAASSEQGA
- the sucD gene encoding succinate--CoA ligase subunit alpha, whose protein sequence is MSIFLDGTDRVIVQGMTGSEGRKHTRRMLCAGTHVVAGVNPRKAGTTVAFDVEPIGPGAGAVEAGEVEVPVYGTVAEAREATGATVSVVFVPPAFAKGAVIEAVDAGMRLVVVITEGIPVADATYVRSYAASKGVQIIGPNCPGIISPARSNVGITPPDITGPGPIGLVSKSGTLTYQLMHELRDLGFTTCIGIGGDPVVGTTHIDALAGFEADPDTRLVVMIGEIGGDAEERAAAYIKDNMTKPVVAYVAGFTAPEGKTMGHAGAIVSGSSGTAAAKKEALEAVGVRVGRTPTETADIARELYRAL